A window of the Lolium perenne isolate Kyuss_39 chromosome 7, Kyuss_2.0, whole genome shotgun sequence genome harbors these coding sequences:
- the LOC127312169 gene encoding uncharacterized protein, with product MGSLGPAASVSKINDGAAAVGGQHQQKKMECGVFSCSFRMPLHYPRYKKADYKAMLDWRVDCLLREYGLPVAGDVNDRRRFAMGAFLWPGQY from the coding sequence ATGGGATCCTTGGGCCCTGCCGCGAGCGTGAGCAAGATCAACGACGGTGCGGCGGCCGTCGGCGGCCAGCATCAGCAGAAGAAGATGGAGTGCGGCGTGTTCAGCTGCAGCTTCCGGATGCCGCTGCACTATCCGCGGTACAAGAAGGCGGACTACAAGGCGATGCTAGACTGGCGCGTCGACTGCCTGCTCCGGGAGTACGGCCTCCCGGTCGCCGGCGACGTCAACGACAGGAGGCGTTTCGCCATGGGAGCCTTCCTCTGGCCCGGCCAGTACTGA